DNA sequence from the Syntrophomonadaceae bacterium genome:
ATTTATTAGGGATATTACGGGGGATTTTGCGTGTGTGTTAAAATAGATTCAACCTCGACAGCATGTATGGAGGGGATAAGGATGGGAAAAAAGATTCTGGTTGTTGATGACGACGCCAATATCCGGGAGGTCCTCAAGCTTTACCTGGAGTTTGAGGGTTTTACTGTTTTTCTGGCTGAGGACGGTGTCCGGGTCCTGGATATTTTTCGCCAGTCCAAACCGGATGTTGTCATTCTTGACCTGATGTTGCCGGGAAAGAGCGGATTCGATGTTTGCCAGGTATTGCGGCAGGAGAGCAATGTGCCGGTGCTGATGCTGACAGCCAAAGACGGCACGGAGGACAAGCTGGCAAGCTTCAGGCTTGGCGCCGATGACTATGTGGTGAAACCTTTCGACCCGCTGGAAGTGGTAGCCAGGGTGAGGGTAATGCTAAGGAGGACGGCCGAAAGCAACCCTTCGGTGTCTGCGGTCGACAAAATAGGACTGCTGGAGATTAACATGGAAACTTATGAGGTGCGTTTGGACGGAAAAACGGTCCAGCTAAAGCCGAGAGAGCTCCAGTTATTATTTTTTCTCCGGCAGCACCAGAATAAGGTTTTTGACCGGGAACAGCTTTTGGCAAAAGTCTGGGGCTATGATTACGCCGGAGAGACCAGGACGGTTGATGTACATATCCAGCGATTGCGTGAAAAACTGGAGAACGAGGGTTGCGGCTACAGGTTTAAAACGGTCCGTGGCGTGGGCTATAAATTTGAGGTGGACCGGTGAAAAGCATTTTTGGCCGCCTGATGCTGACCTATGTGCTGATAATTGCTGCTGCCATTCTGTTATTCTCCTTTTTTCTGTCCGTGCTTTTAAAAGAGCACCTGTTCCGGGCCAAGGAAGAGGAGATGCTGAAGACGGGCTATTACCTGAACACACTGTTGGCAAGCTCCAGGCGGGGCCTATTGACGGAAAACGAATTGGCTCTGGCCGCCGATGTGGCTGGTCAGACGGCAAATGCCAGAGTGGTGCTCTTTAACATGCAAAACGGCGGCTTACCAGAGCAGGCAGCCTGGCGGGAGCTTTTGGCAGACGAGGGGCTGGCCGGAATTATGGAAGGAATCTGGCGGGGGGAGACGGTGATCAGAAGACGCCAGTTTGCACCGGAACTTGGCGCCTATGTGGTAGCGGTTGGCGTGCCTTCGCTGGCCGGCGAACGGGTAACGGGAGCGGTGATTTTATTTTCACCCCTGAACGAGCTGGAAGGAGTTTTGGACCAGGGCCGGAAAGTTGTCTGGCTTAGCGGAGCTGTTTTGCTATGCCTGGCCTTGCTGATTGTTTACATTGTTTCCCGCCGCCTGGCCCGGCCGATTGTCCGCGTAAGCATTGCCGCAGAGGCTATGGCCAGCGGCATAGCTACCGCAGACCTGGAGGAAAGCGGAAACGACGAAATAGGCCGGCTGGTCCGCTCCTTTAACGACTTGAAAAACAAACTGCTAACAATGGAAAAGATGCGCAGGGAACTGATTGCCGGAGTCTCCCACGAGTTGCGCTCGCCTTTGACGGCGATCAGAGGTTTTGTGCAGGGGATGCTAGACGATGTGATCCCTCCCCGGGAGCGGCCCAGGTGCCTGGCGCTGGTTTTACAGGAGACCAACCGCCTTACCGCCATGACCAACGACTTGCTGGAAATGGCGCAGCTGGAGGCTGGCGGTATTGTTTTGCAAAAGAAGGAGTTCGATTTATGCCGCCTGGTCAGAGAGATGGCAGAGCTGTTTGCGGTTCAGGCCAAGTCTAAAGACATAGAGTTGGTAGTGTGCGGTTGTGACAGGGAGGCGCCAATTTTTGCAGACAGCGACAGAATAAAGCAAGTTGCCGGCAATTTGCTTTCTAACGCGGTTAAATTTACTCCTGCCGGCGGCAGGGTGGGCCTGGGCGTAATAAAAGGAGAACACGGGACAACCCTGAAGGTTTGGGATACTGGCCCCGGCATCCCTGCTGGAGACTTACCCCTGGTATTCGAGAAGTTCTACCGGGTGGAGAAGTCCAGGGATGCGGCGACAGGCGGTACGGGGCTTGGTCTGTCCATCGCCAGAACCATTATTGAGCTGCACGGCGGGCATATTACCCTGGAAAGCGATGAGAAAGGCACCATGGCAAAAGTGGTATTCCCTGAAAAATAATTTGTTTACAAACTGTTTACATTTGGGTTATCTGCCAGTTACATGGGGCAAGTACAATAGGATTGCGCAAAACGGGGATTAAACCCGGCACTCAATCGCAAAAAGCAGCCAGGGCAAGCTGCCATGGTCATAACTCCTGTAGATGGGCCCTTCGATATTGGGATTGAGTGCTTGGGGGCAGCAAGAAGTATCTATATTTAGGAAGAATCTTTTTTATGAAGGAATTTGTAACTACTCAGGTATTCAGAATTCAGGAGGCAGAATTGAGAATATCCCGAGAATATGCTTCTAAATTTCAAATGTTTTCGCTGCTCTTCTCATTCTGACTTCTGGCTACTGACACCTGACTTCTGAGTAGTTACAGGAATTTACCCGAAAGGAGGTGCGCTCGTTGCCAAAATATTGCAGGCGGCTTTTGGCAGTGCTTTTGCTCGGGGCAGTCCTCCTGGCCGGCTGCGAGAATATAGGTCCAAAGCCAGCTGAGCTAACCAGCAAGAGCGACCCTGGCAGAGCGGCACAAACGAAACCGGATAAGCCAACTGGTCAGCCAGAGGCAAAACCGGCCCCAGGGCAAGCTGTATCAACGGTTCGAGAAGGA
Encoded proteins:
- a CDS encoding response regulator transcription factor; the encoded protein is MGKKILVVDDDANIREVLKLYLEFEGFTVFLAEDGVRVLDIFRQSKPDVVILDLMLPGKSGFDVCQVLRQESNVPVLMLTAKDGTEDKLASFRLGADDYVVKPFDPLEVVARVRVMLRRTAESNPSVSAVDKIGLLEINMETYEVRLDGKTVQLKPRELQLLFFLRQHQNKVFDREQLLAKVWGYDYAGETRTVDVHIQRLREKLENEGCGYRFKTVRGVGYKFEVDR
- a CDS encoding HAMP domain-containing histidine kinase — its product is MKSIFGRLMLTYVLIIAAAILLFSFFLSVLLKEHLFRAKEEEMLKTGYYLNTLLASSRRGLLTENELALAADVAGQTANARVVLFNMQNGGLPEQAAWRELLADEGLAGIMEGIWRGETVIRRRQFAPELGAYVVAVGVPSLAGERVTGAVILFSPLNELEGVLDQGRKVVWLSGAVLLCLALLIVYIVSRRLARPIVRVSIAAEAMASGIATADLEESGNDEIGRLVRSFNDLKNKLLTMEKMRRELIAGVSHELRSPLTAIRGFVQGMLDDVIPPRERPRCLALVLQETNRLTAMTNDLLEMAQLEAGGIVLQKKEFDLCRLVREMAELFAVQAKSKDIELVVCGCDREAPIFADSDRIKQVAGNLLSNAVKFTPAGGRVGLGVIKGEHGTTLKVWDTGPGIPAGDLPLVFEKFYRVEKSRDAATGGTGLGLSIARTIIELHGGHITLESDEKGTMAKVVFPEK